The Anguilla rostrata isolate EN2019 chromosome 1, ASM1855537v3, whole genome shotgun sequence nucleotide sequence TTCTATATGTGTGCCAGTAAAAAAGAAACTATACAGGTTTGCCACCTGTCTGAATGGGTTAGCCCAGTTATGGCCGGGGTTCCAGCTATATAAGACTTGTAAATACCTTTACTGGGGAGTTTTCTGGTTGCTTTTCTTCTTAACAGGAGGACCAATGCTGTGAGGATGGAACTAGACGCAGTCATTATGCAGTGTTTGGCGcacattctgttcattttttgattGTGGTTTGTCTGTAGGTGAGTAAATAAAATTCACCCTTGCTTCTGGATTGCAGATGTACTGCAGTCCAGAAGCAAGGGtggattttatttacaaatctGCCACCACTAATCCAGTAGCATAACCTTACCCAGTGGTGGCACTATCTGTCTCACCACAGGGGGTACACACTTCCTCCTGCAATATAGAACATTAATTTCTTTATCCTTTTAGTTGTTCAAGGCACCTACTAAAATGAAGTGTACAGAACAATTGCTATGAATCTGTCAATATCTTcaaatccattaaaaaacatttggtgAAAAAACACACGGTACTTCCTGACAAACACAATTAACTCTATCAGGATGGAATCTGTGAAAACAGCAccgaaaaaaaactaaagccagaaaatgcaatattttaaaatatatttcaattcaCTTCAAGTCCTACTAGTAGGCCACCACTCTTGCACATTTGTTTGCACAAATCTCTACTTTATCCACTTCGTTCTTGTACATCTTGCTTGTCTGaaactttttcctttttgctcTAAATGCAGATAACAGGTGTGTGGCTTGTTTACGGAAATGAATGGTGCAGCCTTGTACAGCCTCCATTAAACTGTATTGCCAACTTATACAGTATTAATTAAAGGAAAACGAAGAAAGGGGAACATTAAACCCCATTCACTGCACTGGCTATTCCTCTAGCCGGTCGGGAAAAACCAATGGCAACCTCTAAAAGCCCGCCTTTGTCATCCCCGGAGCCCACGATGTTTTAAAACACCATTGTGCCGTTAACACCCATAAATTTGTCACCAGAGACTGATTAAACATCACCAGAGCTGAAACACTGAGGATTTGTCTAGGTCCCtttggggggggagacagacaaTGGGGTCTTTGAATGGGAGACACAAAAAAGGGGTGTTTAAGGGGAGAGGCTGTGGGCCGGGGCGTCCGGACTGTCCCCTCCATATGGGGCGCAAGGTGGCCCGCGGGCCGGGACAAAGGGCCAGGTGACAGCAACGATGCCATTCCGTGTCCCGGGACAAGCAAACAACAACTCGAGGGTCGGGGAAAGCATGAAAACCCTTCTTGAAAAATTCACGCCTCTCGCATTTTTCCTGGGCACCCGACAACTCCCTTTTCAATTCGGGGAATGCAATGCGTGAAGGGGGACAGAGTATAAAGTGCTTAACCTCCAGGACTCCGAGGCTGCCTCTAAATTCGGACAGGGGCAGCCTCCGTCCCGTTGTTAATCTGAGGGATACATCATGTAGCTgacaaaataagcaaatataCCACGGCCTTGCTTTCcataattattcaaaatgtgcaagcatggatgcacacacacacacacacactctctctctctctctctctcacacacacacacacacacactctctctctctcacacacacacacacactctctctctctcgcacacacacacacacacacactctctctctctcggtctctctttcacacacacacactcatgcataacTAAAGCGAATTATAAGCAAATATCTTTCAGTCAAAACAGCAGATTTGCTTTTATTCCCCCTTTCAATTCTGATCTTTATTTAGAGAAATATGCTCTCACAACTTGCCAAACTTATCTTTCCCCAAATACCAATTCATATGAGGCGGgatgacagaaaaacagactcTATGTTGTTTTACTTTCTTAATAATAAACCACTcgcatttaataaaaatttctgCCCATTGACTGTTGCTTTCACATTCTGAGAAACTCCCAAATGTTTTAGACTCTTTTGTTTAAGGACTGTGAACAGTGGGGCGGCTTAGTTGAGGTTTAAGGGGTAGGCCATAGTTATATTTACCAGCAAAAACTAATTATCTGTATTAGTCTGAGAATTTCAAGCCTAATTGTTTTCCTCTAACGGTTGACTCTGAGCTGTAATTCTAATGGAACTGTAGTCACAAAATTTAGCATACTCTCAGAATGCATGCTGTAAGCTATGGGGCTTATTGAGGAAATTGTGCAGAAGTTTGGCGTATACAATAGgatattcatgtatttaaatatattttaaataacaaaaatttcTAAATCAACAATAATGTTTATTGCGGATTGTGTGGATTTTAAATATGATAGACACCGTAAACCACGTAAAGAATAATAACATACACCCTAAATGAAATAGGTAACATCCTACttgaataacaataaataaataaacaaataaacaaaccataaaACTGGTGGAAAATTAATCACTtagtatatacattttattttaatgacagtCTCGCAATGGTGTATTTCTTCTTATAGAAAACAGATAAATGAAATGGTGCGCGTgcaaccatttttattttgtttttatatataaaaaataaaacgtgaaCAAATTGAAGGTGTAAAGCACAGAACCAATGCACAAACGAAATTATAAAAAGGTCAGTTTATTCATATAGTACAACATTGATACAAATATATGcctcaaaatgctttttaaaaataccggGCGTCTGGTTTTATATAGTGAGAATACTGCAAAAATAGGTTACGAAATATgtcaagtgtaaaaaaaaatcagtggctTGGTTTAAACAGGACGTTCATACTTTCGGTAGCCTACTTTTGTTTCTGACACAAATACAGTGATGCGGAATTATAAGAAATATGATATTCTCTGCAAGCACATACACGTTAAAaaatctctttaaaaatatcCGGCCGgtcacatttcacattaaaatatataaagttaGGTAAGGGCTGACGAGTTACGAAAGTCAAGAACATTGTCTCCTTCTGgtcaaaatattaataaagcatGTGCAAAATAGTTCTCATCCAGCAAACCAAGCAGCttaaattttcacattttttcattaagttGCCAAAAACTCGTGAGCAAGTTCACAAAAAGAAGAAGGGTCTTGTGTCGAGCCACGCATTGGTTCTTGAAGCTTcgttttgaatagtttttgaaTAGTCCGTAGTGTGCGCACCACGCTCAAATGTTCTCAAATTCGGTTTCACCAAGCCCAGTGCTGTCTGGAGGCCACCGGGGTGGTTAAGTGCTGATATCTGGGAAACAGTGCAAGTGGCGACTGCTGAAAAGACTGGTACCCGTGGTTGCTGAATGATGCTGCGGTCGCTACCAACGGGATGCTACAGCCTGTCTTGTCTGGGTCGATAATGCAGGTGTATGGCTTGCCGTCTCGAACCAAAATGGGCACCACGACTCTGCGCACCATGGGGGGCTGATTGACGTCTGGGGATCCCTCCGTCCGAGCTCTCTTCATTTTGTACCTGTGGTTCTGAAACCAGATCTTCACCTGCGTTGGGGTAAGGCTGAGGAGGTGCGCGAGATGCTCTCGTTCCGGCGCAGACAGGTAGCGCTGTTGTCTGAAGCGTCTCTCGAGTTCGAAGGTTTGGGCCTTGGAAAACAACACGCGAcgcttcttcctcttctcctctgccTCACATTCGGAAGAAAGCTCGGATTTCTTGGTGGAATCTGGTAATGTCTCCGGGCAACTCTCATCAGAGGCTGTTGGGATTataaacatttcagtaaatatacGAATTTCAAATAAAGCAATGTTAATCAGAGGGTGCACCAAATGCAGCTGTCACAGAAGTGAACTATAGTCTACGAACTTATAACATAGACATATCCTCGAAGAAatgaataatggaaaataatataataattttaaaagaaacgtGTTCAGCCAATGTTAATCAATCGTGTGTATGTTAATGAATAGCACCAAGCTTTGCGTCTTTATCTGATACACGCTACGTGATGCATATTTGCTGTAAACATTAAGCGAATTTATGTCGTGTCTAAGTCTGAAGAATTTTTGACATGTACATCTCACGTGCAATGAAGGCATGGTGTTAAAATGATCATAAACTGTTGATTTCAGTTGTCAGTCACGGTCACGCGCGTGGAAGACTTACACAAGCAGTGGCCCGGGTCGCTCTCCAGCCAGGAAGAGTAGCTGCCGGTGGAGCGCGTGAGACTTGGAGAGCGCTGAGGTTCTGCGTCGGCGTCATGCTCTGGCAAATCCAAAATACTCCTCACAGTGAAGCTGATTTTCGCAATAgccatcgtttttttttttttttaatggaaaaacaggCCCGGTCGGCGTGCCCCAAAATCAATTAAAACTGGAGAGAGCTGCGCGCGGAAAGCAGGTTATCCACTGGAAGACGACAGAAGAGAGGCGCACGTTGTTACACGGGAACCTCCAGTAGCAGTGTGGACACCAGAGGCGGGATGCTTATATAAACAGCTGTCAGGGCTGCAAACACTAGCCGCTTTCAGAGTCGCCCTTCCATAAGATGCTAAGTACCTGAATGGCTCGAGTGCCGAAATCCCAGCGAGGGTAGGTGTAAATGTGAAGAATACCCCGTTACCTACACAATGGTCGAAGGAAACACTCCTCATCATTATATATTCTGTCCGATTCGCCGAAAGTGGGGAAACAGATAATGGTAATTGTTGCGGCTGAATCACGTCTTGGGTGGCAAGTGACAACAAgcgacccccctccctcctcaacAAACATCGCCGATATTTGCATACAAAGTGCACCATTAGCGTGATGCCCAGAGTTGTTTTAGCTAATTCATTAATGTGCTTTGTCTTCTAATTGCAGGTATGCATActaaaaacgaaacaaaacaaaacaaacaaacacacacacatacacacacacacacacaaacgaattAGGCTAGTATATAtcaacaaattttattttcttgaaccTGATGGCTCACATATCGTAAGAGTATATTTGTGACTTAATTTGAACATTTCGCCTTTAGAGTTCACACACAGTGTTAGCCGATTAATCAATTGATTGATcctaaatatgtatttttattattatttgaaaatgactaGCAACAGTATCTTGATCAGGCTGTTGGACGCTGGAAGTGAGAAAGCATAAGGCCCTTGATATTGtcatgtgaaatatgaaatccaTATATGTTGAATGCACCTTACATTCTTTATAAATTAGAAAGAAATGCCTTGGAACCATGTGATGTAAATTAGGGTAAAAATGACCGATCGCAgatcaaacaaaatgtaacCAAATAAGAACAGAAGAGGTGTAACAGACAAATTAACTCAATCTGGAATAAATTGAGACGAGCTTATAGCGCAGGTGCTTGAAGGACAGGTGACTGCGTTTACTGGTAGTCTACATCTTCCACAGAACTTCGGAGGTGAACCCAGCACAAAGCTGATTTGCGTGAACTCTAAACAGGGAGTATTGCATAACGTTATTTACATCGCACGTCTGACAATAACTTAATGATCAACGAAAATATAAGTTTTTGTAGACTGTCTTTGACCGTTAAGGCCAAATCTCTTCCCGGACAAATCGAGTTACGTCGTGTAATGCTGTTATTACAGCATATTCCTGGTCTCTGTAGAACGGCACTTATACATCACAAATAACGGCGGTGGTCTTGTTTTAGTTGAGGATGGAGGCGTCGGTTTTGCATTCGACTCTCGCGCAGGCCCACGCCCTGCATAACACTTCAGGACATAAGTGCGCGAGGCAGCGCTTTGGCGTTCCCATGCAGTGTTCCAGATAGTCACATCTGCAGCGCGCCTTGGATGACAGCAGCCATTTGTCCCCGGCGGTGGATCTGCCTCCCAAGCGTCCTGGGTGGTCGAACgaaaaggaacacaaatacATGCCAGCCAGAGCAAGGGAACAAAGGGGGGAAATGTAGCCCTACGTCCTGGACCCGTTGGAAGCATTTGTTCCAGTCAAGATTTTGCATTTGTTCAGTCCCGAAATAATACGTGATTGACGCCTTACCACAATGTGCTTTAACTTTCTGGGATAAATCCGAGCTTGTTCCTTGTTGTCATGGTTTTGAATGGGCCTGAATAGGATTTGGGCCACTATCTACTGCTCCACGTCTACTGCCGCCAAGTCTATACAGAGATATTAGTTATGCGTTTCGAAACTGAATTAAAA carries:
- the nkx2.9 gene encoding NK2 transcription factor related, locus 9 isoform X1; the protein is MAIAKISFTVRSILDLPEHDADAEPQRSPSLTRSTGSYSSWLESDPGHCLSSDESCPETLPDSTKKSELSSECEAEEKRKKRRVLFSKAQTFELERRFRQQRYLSAPEREHLAHLLSLTPTQVKIWFQNHRYKMKRARTEGSPDVNQPPMVRRVVVPILVRDGKPYTCIIDPDKTGCSIPLVATAASFSNHGYQSFQQSPLALFPRYQHLTTPVASRQHWAW
- the nkx2.9 gene encoding NK2 transcription factor related, locus 9 isoform X2; this encodes MWGHKEEHDADAEPQRSPSLTRSTGSYSSWLESDPGHCLSSDESCPETLPDSTKKSELSSECEAEEKRKKRRVLFSKAQTFELERRFRQQRYLSAPEREHLAHLLSLTPTQVKIWFQNHRYKMKRARTEGSPDVNQPPMVRRVVVPILVRDGKPYTCIIDPDKTGCSIPLVATAASFSNHGYQSFQQSPLALFPRYQHLTTPVASRQHWAW